In Candidatus Omnitrophota bacterium, the following proteins share a genomic window:
- the aroA gene encoding 3-phosphoshikimate 1-carboxyvinyltransferase, translated as MILDVKPVRALQGVLDLPASKSYTIRAFFIAACGGSSSIIGPSGGDDAVVAQRVARVLSRGRACPARTVFDVGESGTTLRFLLPLLSFLGHPAVVKGKGTLVGRPNHHLCAALRRQGMDIRGTGPQESVPIVYKGGPLEAGTIRINGSLSSQFISGLMIALPRLKADSRIVVTGKMVSHDYITMTRRILARAGIKIRRGDPSGRPYFIIPGNQKFKGLKNFRVPSDYGLAAFPLAAALLVPSKVVLKGNFDRAWPQSDGHIINFLKKMGGRFTHTDRSITIKGPSSLKGGVFNLKDCPDLVPVMAVLSLFARSRTKLTGIGHARLKESDRLSDLRKELLKVGAKVSETRDTLVIDPRASYKRGQVLDPHHDHRLAMAFTVLGLKIGCKVRDIQSCAKSYPAFVKDINTLRGHPP; from the coding sequence GTGATCCTTGACGTTAAGCCCGTCCGCGCGCTGCAAGGTGTTCTTGACCTTCCGGCTTCCAAATCCTATACCATTCGCGCTTTCTTCATCGCCGCTTGCGGGGGTTCTTCCAGCATCATCGGGCCTTCCGGCGGCGACGACGCCGTGGTCGCCCAACGGGTGGCACGCGTGTTGAGTAGGGGCCGGGCATGCCCGGCCCGTACGGTATTTGATGTCGGGGAATCAGGGACCACCCTGCGGTTTTTATTGCCGCTTTTATCTTTCCTGGGACATCCCGCTGTTGTTAAAGGAAAAGGCACACTGGTTGGCCGGCCCAACCATCATTTATGTGCGGCTTTGCGCCGGCAGGGTATGGACATTCGTGGCACCGGCCCCCAAGAGTCCGTGCCCATTGTTTATAAAGGCGGGCCGCTTGAGGCCGGGACCATCAGGATCAACGGGAGTTTAAGCTCACAGTTCATTTCCGGGCTGATGATCGCTTTGCCGCGCCTGAAGGCCGATAGCCGTATTGTGGTTACCGGCAAAATGGTTTCCCATGATTATATCACCATGACCCGCCGCATTTTGGCCCGCGCCGGGATTAAAATACGTAGGGGCGACCCGTCGGGTCGCCCGTACTTTATTATTCCCGGCAACCAAAAATTCAAGGGTTTAAAAAATTTCCGCGTGCCGTCGGATTATGGTTTGGCGGCTTTTCCTCTGGCCGCGGCCCTGCTGGTGCCTTCAAAGGTTGTCCTTAAGGGAAATTTTGACCGCGCTTGGCCCCAGTCCGATGGGCATATCATCAACTTTTTGAAAAAAATGGGCGGCCGTTTCACGCATACCGACCGCTCCATCACCATCAAGGGTCCGTCTTCCTTAAAAGGGGGCGTGTTCAATTTGAAGGATTGTCCTGACCTTGTTCCTGTCATGGCGGTCTTAAGTTTGTTCGCCCGCAGCCGCACAAAACTCACAGGCATAGGCCATGCCCGTCTCAAGGAATCGGACCGCTTGAGCGATCTGCGCAAAGAATTATTGAAGGTGGGGGCTAAGGTATCGGAAACCAGGGATACCCTGGTCATTGACCCTAGGGCCTCATATAAGAGGGGCCAAGTCCTGGATCCTCATCATGACCACCGGCTGGCCATGGCCTTTACGGTGCTGGGTTTGAAGATCGGCTGCAAGGTCAGGGACATCCAGTCCTGCGCGAAATCCTATCCCGCTTTTGTTAAAGACATAAACACATTAAGGGGACATCCACCGTAA
- a CDS encoding rod shape-determining protein: MFQKIQKFIRAISDHVVGLFSKDMGIDLGTATTLVYVKGEGVVLCEPSVVAIEKDTNRVIAVGEEAKRMLGRTPGSIVAIRPMKDGVISDFEVTEAMLKYFIRKVQPSKFLFRPTIVIAIPSGITEVEKRAVIDSAEHAGARHVILIEEPKAAAIGVGLPVHEPAGNMIIDIGGGTTEFAVISLGGLVYAKSIRIAGDEMDVAIIEYLRKTYNLMIGERTAEEIKIRIGSAYPLEEELNMDVRGRDLIAGLPKTINVTSVEIREALQDPVQTIVDASKSTLEHTPPELAADLIDRGIVMAGGGSLLRGLDKRIAEETGLPVHVADDPLTAVVLGTGATLDMPPAMRRRFTAHTKLDF, from the coding sequence ATGTTCCAGAAAATCCAAAAATTCATCCGCGCCATTTCCGACCACGTTGTAGGCCTTTTTTCCAAAGACATGGGCATTGACCTGGGCACAGCCACGACCCTCGTGTATGTCAAGGGTGAAGGTGTTGTTTTGTGCGAGCCCTCGGTGGTGGCCATTGAAAAGGACACCAACCGCGTGATCGCCGTCGGCGAAGAAGCCAAAAGGATGCTCGGCCGCACCCCGGGCAGCATCGTCGCCATCCGTCCCATGAAAGACGGCGTCATTTCCGATTTTGAAGTGACGGAGGCGATGCTCAAATATTTTATCCGCAAGGTCCAGCCCAGCAAATTTTTGTTCCGTCCGACCATCGTCATCGCCATCCCGTCAGGCATCACCGAGGTGGAAAAGCGCGCGGTCATTGATTCCGCCGAACACGCGGGCGCGCGGCACGTCATCCTCATTGAAGAGCCCAAGGCCGCGGCCATCGGCGTTGGCCTGCCCGTGCATGAGCCGGCCGGCAACATGATCATTGACATCGGCGGCGGGACCACGGAATTCGCGGTCATTTCTCTGGGCGGTCTGGTCTATGCCAAATCCATCCGTATCGCCGGCGACGAGATGGACGTGGCCATCATTGAATATTTAAGGAAGACCTATAACCTGATGATCGGCGAACGCACGGCGGAGGAAATTAAAATTCGCATCGGCTCGGCCTATCCTTTGGAAGAGGAATTGAACATGGACGTGCGCGGCCGCGATCTGATCGCCGGCCTGCCCAAGACCATCAACGTCACGTCCGTTGAGATCCGCGAAGCCCTGCAGGACCCGGTACAGACGATCGTGGATGCGTCCAAGTCCACGCTGGAACACACTCCGCCGGAATTGGCCGCGGACCTCATTGACCGGGGCATCGTCATGGCCGGAGGCGGTTCTTTACTGCGCGGCCTGGACAAGCGCATCGCCGAGGAAACCGGCCTGCCCGTGCATGTCGCGGACGACCCTTTGACCGCGGTGGTGCTGGGGACCGGCGCCACACTTGACATGCCGCCGGCCATGCGCCGCAGATTCACGGCTCATACAAAATTGGATTTCTGA
- the mreC gene encoding rod shape-determining protein MreC, which produces MLRKHRKTAAYLAVFIIPFLIVLFKPKTPNAVVLLDAGAGPAGFFKSAAREFKKFVFYRDTYDAYLFLKKQNDVLKAGAVALREALAKAEVAADIARFRRGQDYPSLVADVVGRDPSSWNASLVLDKGSSEGVKIGMPVVSPLGVVGRVAEVGRNTSKVILLADPNFAVAGLVARSRESGLVTGTLQGSCRLEYLTDNADVKVGDQVVTSKLSSGFPEGILIGRVVDVQAGISSRSVECLVEPAVNLSQLEQVVIIKR; this is translated from the coding sequence GTGCTTCGAAAACACCGCAAAACAGCCGCCTATCTTGCCGTTTTTATCATCCCGTTCCTGATCGTATTATTTAAACCGAAAACTCCCAATGCCGTCGTTCTTTTAGACGCCGGCGCCGGCCCCGCGGGATTTTTTAAGTCCGCGGCCCGGGAATTCAAAAAATTTGTTTTTTACCGCGACACGTATGACGCCTATCTTTTCTTAAAGAAACAAAACGACGTTTTAAAAGCCGGTGCCGTGGCCTTGCGCGAGGCGCTGGCCAAGGCCGAGGTTGCGGCGGACATCGCGCGGTTTAGGCGCGGTCAGGATTACCCGTCCTTAGTCGCTGATGTTGTCGGCCGCGACCCTTCCAGCTGGAACGCGTCCCTGGTTTTGGACAAGGGCTCGTCGGAAGGGGTGAAGATCGGCATGCCGGTGGTCAGCCCCCTGGGTGTCGTGGGCCGCGTCGCCGAGGTGGGGCGCAACACGAGCAAGGTCATTTTATTGGCGGACCCCAATTTCGCGGTGGCGGGCCTGGTGGCCCGCTCGCGGGAAAGCGGGCTGGTGACAGGCACCCTGCAGGGTTCCTGCCGTCTGGAGTATTTGACGGACAATGCCGACGTGAAAGTGGGGGACCAGGTGGTGACGTCCAAGTTGAGTTCCGGTTTTCCCGAGGGCATTCTTATCGGCCGCGTGGTGGACGTGCAGGCCGGCATCAGCAGCCGCTCGGTGGAATGCCTCGTCGAACCGGCCGTTAACCTTTCGCAATTGGAACAAGTTGTGATTATAAAGCGGTAG